Part of the Sphingobium lignivorans genome is shown below.
GACGAGGTAAGCCGAGCGCGACTCGGATGGGCGTGCGGACACGCTGCTGGCTCTTCGTCCGATAGGGCGTCATAAAAAAGCTTCAGCGCTCTTTTCTCAAGAACAAGTCACCCGATATCGGCCGTTTCGACGCACAGCGCGCAAGCGAGGGAAATCATCATGGGACGACGCCCCGATCACGTGAAGCCACCGGCCTATCTCTCCAAGAGTCCGCCCTGTCCCCAGCCTGCCGAATCAGAGGCGCAGCCGCGTCCCGATGAAGAACGGCCCGAGCCGACGCGTTATGGCGACTGGGAGATCAAGGGAATCGCTGTGGATTTCTGATCCACAGAGCGCGTCTCATCCGGTTTTTTGCACCTATCTTGCGGAATGTCCCTTTTTGGATCAGTTTTCGCATGCATTACCGTCACTATTGCGTCATATACTGTCGTCACTGCCCCGTCAGAGGGCAGAGAACGAGAATCGGGACGCTGGTCTTAGGACTTGATGCGGGTTTGAACGGCTTGGTGTTCCCACCATTGAGC
Proteins encoded:
- a CDS encoding DUF1674 domain-containing protein; the protein is MGRRPDHVKPPAYLSKSPPCPQPAESEAQPRPDEERPEPTRYGDWEIKGIAVDF